CTCGCGCGACCAGCTGGACCGCGCCGCGGAGACCCGCATGCTCGCGGAGAAGTGGCGCGAGGGCCTGGCCGGCACGAAGGCCGTGGTCGTCGCCAACGCGGACGACCCGCTCGTCGTCTGGGCCGCCTCCTCCTCCCCGAACGTGGTGTGGGTGGCGGCCGGCCAGGAGTGGAAGGACGACGCCTGGTCGTGCCCGGCCTGCGGCGGTGTGATGCAGCGCCCCGGCGACGACTGGTTCTGCGGTGAGTGCGGCTTCCGCCGCCCGGCCCCGACGTGGGCGCTCAGCGGCGACCACGTCCTCGACCCGCACGGCTCGGCCTGGCCGATCCACCTGCAGCTGCCGGGCCGCGCCAACAAGGCCAACGCCGCCAGCTCCGCCGCGGTGGCCGCCGTGTTCGGCGTGCCGCCCCAGGTCGCGCTGGAGCGCATGTACCAGGTGCAGGCCGTCGCCGGCCGGTACGACGTCGTGTCCTTCGAGGGCCGTGACGTGCGGCTGCTCCTGGCGAAGAACCCCGCCGGCTGGCTGGAGACGTTCTCCCTCATCGACCGGCCGCCGACGCCGGTGGTGCTCTCGGTCAACGCGCGCGGCGCGGACGGTACGGACACGTCGTGGCTGTGGGACGTCGACTACACGCGGCTCGCCGGCCACCCGATCTTCGTGATCGGCGACCGCAGGCTGGACCTCGCCGTCCGGCTGGAGGTCGCGGGCCTGGACTTCCGGGTGTGCGAGACGCTCGACGAGGCGGTGCAGCTGGCCCCGCCCGGGCGCATCGAGCTGATCGCCAACTACACCGCGTTCCAGGACGTACGCCGCCGCGTCGGCAACTGACCCCGACCTCCGAGAGGACGAGAGAGCATGAGCGACAGCAGCCTGCGTCTGGTGTGGGTCTACCCCGACCTGCTCAGCACCTACGGCGACCAGGGCAACGCCCTCGTCGTCGAGCGCCGCGCCCGGCAGCGCGGCCTGGACGTGCAGCGCGTGGACGTCCGCAGCGACCAGCCGGTGCCGACCTCCGGCGACATCTACCTGATCGGCGGCGGCGAGGACCGGCCCCAGCGGCTGGCCGCCGAGCGGCTGCGGCGCGACGGCGGTCTGAGCCGCGCCGCCGAGAACGGCGCGATCATCTTCTCGGTCTGCGCCGGGTACCAGATCCTCGGCCACGAGTTCATCAACGACCTCGGCGAGCGGGAGCCGGGCCTCGGCCTGATCGACGTGGTCTCCACGCGCGGCGAGGGCGAGCGCTGCGTCGGCGACGTGCTCGCCGACATCGACCCGCGCCTGGGCCTGCCGCAGCTGACCGGCTTCGAGAACCACCAGGGCGTCACGCACCTCGGCCCGACGGCGCGCCCCTTCGCGCGCACCGTCTTCGGCAAGGGCAACGGCACCGGCGACGGCACGGAGGGCGCGTACAACGACACCGTCTTCGGTACGTACATGCACGGCCCCGTCATGGCCCGCAACCCGCAGATCGCGGACCTGCTGCTGAAGCTGGCCCTCGACGTGAACGCGCTGCCGCCGACCGACGACCGGTGGTACGAGGCGCTGCGCGCCGAACGCATCGCGGCCGCCAGCCAGCCGGCCTGACCCGCCGGCCGGGACGCCGACCGAAGGACGCCCCGGGGCGGCCGCACGACCCGTGAGCGGGCGGCGGCCGCCCCTGCGCGCACCGTCTTCGTCTGTTCCTCCGAAGTCCGTCCACGGGTCGGACGTCCGGTTCGGCCGCCCCGCCCCTCGCCGGTAGGGTGGCGGTGATCCAGGCCGGACGACGTGGTCCGGGAGTCGGCCCACGTTGCAAAGGTATTTCGGGCTATGCGCATTGGTGTGCTCACCTCCGGCGGCGACTGCCCCGGTCTGAACGCAGTCATCCGTTCCGTCGTGCACCGCGCCGTCGTCGACCACGGTGACGAGGTCATCGGATTCCACGACGGGTGGAAGGGCCTGCTCGAAGCCGACTACCGCAAGCTCGACCTCGACGCGGTGGGCGGCATCCTCGCCCAGGGCGGCACGATCCTCGGTTCCTCCCGGGTCCAGCCGGCGCACCTCGTGGACGGGGTGGAGCGGGCGAAGGGGCACGTCGCCGACCTCGGCCTCGACGCGATCATCCCGATCGGCGGCGAGGGCACCCTGAAGGCCGCGAACCTGCTCTCCGAGGCGGGGCTGCCCATAGTCGGCGTCCCCAAGACGATCGACAACGACATCGCCTCGACGGACGTCACCTTCGGTTTCGACACGGCCGTCGGCGTGGCCACGGAGGCACTGGACCGGCTGAAGACGACGGCGGAGTCGCACCAGCGCGTGCTCATCGTCGAGGTCATGGGCCGGCACACGGGGTGGATCGCGCTGCACTCCGGCATGGCGGCCGGCGCGCACGCCATCGTCGTACCGGAGCGGCCGTTCGACATCGACGAGCTGACCGCCCGCGTCGGCGCCCGTTTCGCGGCCGGCAAGCGGTTCGCGATCGTCGTCGCCGCCGAGGGCGCCAAGCCGCGGGCCGGCTCCATGGACTTCGACGAGGGCGGCAAGGACGTCTACGGGCACGAGCGGTTCGCGGGCATCGCGCGGCAGCTGTCGATCGAGCTGGAGCGGCGCCTCGGCAAGGAGGCCCGCCCGGTGATCCTCGGCCACGTCCAGCGCGGCGGCACGCCCACCGCGTACGACCGCGTCCTCGCGACGCGCTTCGGCTGGCACGCGGTGGAGGCGGCGCACCGCCGCGAGTTCGGCATGCTGACCGCGCTGCGCGGCACGGACATCGTCATGGTGCCGCTCGCGGAGGCCGTCGAGACCCTCAAGACCGTCCCCGGCGAGCGGTACGCGGAGGCGGAGACCGTCCTTTGATCCGACCCCGCCGCGAAGCCGCCCCCGGTCGCCGACGCGACCGGGGGCGGTTCTAGTCTGGTGCCGCAAGCGGACAAGCCAGCACGAACCAGGAGCCGCCGGATGGATCACGGGCACGGCATGACGTCGGACCTGCCGCCGTTCACGCTGGAGCGGGGGCTGGCGTACTCGCCGGACACGTTCTTCCTGGTCGGCTGCCTGCTGGCGTTGGCCCTGTACGGCTGGGGCGTGCTGCGGCTGCGGCGGCGCGGTGACGCCTGGCCGGTCGGCCGCGTCGTCTTCTTCACGCTCGGTGTGCTCTCGGTGGCGCTGGTGATGTGCACCGGGCTCAACGACTACGGCATGGTCATGTTCAGCGTCCACATGGTGCAGCACATGGTGATCAGCATGCTGTCGCCGATCCTGCTGCTCCTCGGCGCCCCGGTCACCCTCGCGCTGCGGGCGCTGCCGGTCGCGGGCCGCGGCCGCGGCAAGGGACCGCGCGAGCTGCTGCTGTGGCTGCTGCACAGCCGGTACATGCGGGTGATCACGCACCCCGCCTTCACGATCCCGCTCTTCATCGCGAGCCTGTACGCGCTGTACTTCACCCCGGTCTTCGACTTCCTCATGGGGTCCACGACCGGGCACATCGTGATGATGGTGCACTTCCTCGCGGTGGGCGTCGTCTTCTTCTGGCCGATCATGGGCGTGGACCCGGGCCCGCACCGGCCCGGCTACGTCATGCGGATGCTGGAGCTGTTCGCGGGCATGCCCTTCCACGCCTTCTTCGGGATCGCGCTGATGATGGGCTCGGAGCCGATGGTCGGCACGTACGCGAACCCGCCGGCCTCGCTCGGCATCGACGCCCTGGCCGACCAGAACGCCGCCGGCGGCATCGCGTGGGCGTTCAGCGAGATCCCGTCCGTGGTCGTGCTGGTCGCGCTGCTGTACCAGTGGTACCGCTCCGAGCAGCGGGTGGCGAAGCGCGCCGACCGGGCCGCCGACCGGGACGGTGACAAGGAGCTCGCCGCGTACAACGCCTATCTCGCCTCCCTCCAGGTGCGCGGCCGGTAGCACCGAGGGGGGCCGGCCGGTGCCGGCCGGTGGCGCCGGGGGGCCCTGCGGGGCGACCATGGCAGCAGGCCCGCGGGCCAGGAGGAGGGCGCCATGTCCGGAACCAAGACCATGGGAACGCTCACGGTGGGCGCCCTGGTGCTGATCACGGCGTACACGGTCGGGCTGGGCAGCAGCGGCTGGCTGTGGTTCGCCTGGATCGTGCTGGGGCTGGTGACGCTCGGGATGGTCGCGACCCGCGACGGTTGAGCGACGGGCCGATTTTTTTCCTCGAGGGCGGCAACCCATCCGGTGGCGGCGGCGACCACCGGGTGCACGTACCCCCCAGCAGAGGAATCACATGAGTTCGACCACACAGCCGCGCGCCCGGCACCGCCGCACGCTCACCCGCCGCCGCGCACTCGTCGGCGGGGCCGCCGCGCTCGGCCTCACCGGCGCCGCGCTCGCCGGGACGGGTCTGCTGAGCCCCGCGGGCGCCGCTTCCGCCTGGCCCGCGCCGAAGGAGAACGTGCCCGTCGCGAAGACGATCACCTTCGGCGGCACGTACGACGGCAAGCTGCAGCGCTTCCACGGCAGCGGCGCGCTGGGCGACGGCGGGCAGGACGAGAACCAGGCGCCGCTGTTCACGCTGAAGGACGGCGCGGTCCTCAAGAACGTCGTGATCGGCGCCCCCGCCGGTGACGGCGTCCACTGCCTGGGCAGCTGCACGCTGCAGAACGTCTGGTGGGAGGACGTCGGCGAGGACGCCGCGTCCTTCAAGGGCAAGTCCGCCTCCGCGGTCTACCGGGTCGAGGGCGGCGGCGCGCGGAAGGCGTCCGACAAGGTCTTCCAGTTCAACGGCGCGGGCACCCTGCGGATCAGCGGCTTCCAGGTCTCGGACTTCGGCAAGCTGGTCCGCAGCTGCGGCAACTGCTCCAAGCAGTACAAGCGGACGATCGTGCTCGACGGCGTGGACGCGACCGCCCCCGGCAAGCAGCTGGTGGGCATCAACTCCAACTACGGCGACACGGCGACGCTGCGCAACGTCCGCATCCACGGTGACAAGGGCCGCAAGCTCCAGCCGTGCGCCCACTACCAGGGCAACAGCAGCGGCAAGGAGCCGAAGCAGCTGGGCAAGGGCCCGGACGGCAGCTTCTGCCGGTACGGCGCGTCGGACGTCACCTACCGGTGACGTGCCCCGCGCCCGGGCGGCGCGGGGAGGCACGTACCCGAAGGACCCGGGGGCCGTGGCGGACGTCC
This portion of the Streptomyces changanensis genome encodes:
- a CDS encoding Mur ligase family protein encodes the protein MAGNSEPLSPRAKLAVTAGKAAAAVSRAAGRGSGSVIGGRVALKLDPDLLGRLAQHLDVILVSATNGKTTTTRLIAEALRASGPVVSNALGANMPAGITSALAGGSDAKYGVIEVDEKYLAGVARDTTPKVIALLNLSRDQLDRAAETRMLAEKWREGLAGTKAVVVANADDPLVVWAASSSPNVVWVAAGQEWKDDAWSCPACGGVMQRPGDDWFCGECGFRRPAPTWALSGDHVLDPHGSAWPIHLQLPGRANKANAASSAAVAAVFGVPPQVALERMYQVQAVAGRYDVVSFEGRDVRLLLAKNPAGWLETFSLIDRPPTPVVLSVNARGADGTDTSWLWDVDYTRLAGHPIFVIGDRRLDLAVRLEVAGLDFRVCETLDEAVQLAPPGRIELIANYTAFQDVRRRVGN
- a CDS encoding type 1 glutamine amidotransferase produces the protein MSDSSLRLVWVYPDLLSTYGDQGNALVVERRARQRGLDVQRVDVRSDQPVPTSGDIYLIGGGEDRPQRLAAERLRRDGGLSRAAENGAIIFSVCAGYQILGHEFINDLGEREPGLGLIDVVSTRGEGERCVGDVLADIDPRLGLPQLTGFENHQGVTHLGPTARPFARTVFGKGNGTGDGTEGAYNDTVFGTYMHGPVMARNPQIADLLLKLALDVNALPPTDDRWYEALRAERIAAASQPA
- a CDS encoding 6-phosphofructokinase, encoding MRIGVLTSGGDCPGLNAVIRSVVHRAVVDHGDEVIGFHDGWKGLLEADYRKLDLDAVGGILAQGGTILGSSRVQPAHLVDGVERAKGHVADLGLDAIIPIGGEGTLKAANLLSEAGLPIVGVPKTIDNDIASTDVTFGFDTAVGVATEALDRLKTTAESHQRVLIVEVMGRHTGWIALHSGMAAGAHAIVVPERPFDIDELTARVGARFAAGKRFAIVVAAEGAKPRAGSMDFDEGGKDVYGHERFAGIARQLSIELERRLGKEARPVILGHVQRGGTPTAYDRVLATRFGWHAVEAAHRREFGMLTALRGTDIVMVPLAEAVETLKTVPGERYAEAETVL
- a CDS encoding cytochrome c oxidase assembly protein, encoding MDHGHGMTSDLPPFTLERGLAYSPDTFFLVGCLLALALYGWGVLRLRRRGDAWPVGRVVFFTLGVLSVALVMCTGLNDYGMVMFSVHMVQHMVISMLSPILLLLGAPVTLALRALPVAGRGRGKGPRELLLWLLHSRYMRVITHPAFTIPLFIASLYALYFTPVFDFLMGSTTGHIVMMVHFLAVGVVFFWPIMGVDPGPHRPGYVMRMLELFAGMPFHAFFGIALMMGSEPMVGTYANPPASLGIDALADQNAAGGIAWAFSEIPSVVVLVALLYQWYRSEQRVAKRADRAADRDGDKELAAYNAYLASLQVRGR
- a CDS encoding pectate lyase; translated protein: MSSTTQPRARHRRTLTRRRALVGGAAALGLTGAALAGTGLLSPAGAASAWPAPKENVPVAKTITFGGTYDGKLQRFHGSGALGDGGQDENQAPLFTLKDGAVLKNVVIGAPAGDGVHCLGSCTLQNVWWEDVGEDAASFKGKSASAVYRVEGGGARKASDKVFQFNGAGTLRISGFQVSDFGKLVRSCGNCSKQYKRTIVLDGVDATAPGKQLVGINSNYGDTATLRNVRIHGDKGRKLQPCAHYQGNSSGKEPKQLGKGPDGSFCRYGASDVTYR